TTTCAGAAAGGACAGTAACATTGATTTGGTTATACACAGGATTGGTGTGGATGTATCATACGCAATGGCATGTAGAGGAATAATTAAGACAagcttttatttattatgttttcattGTGTATAACCTGACAACTAGGATTACTGGGTTTATTGTGTGTAATCCGACTACTAAGATTCCTGAATTTACTGTGTGTAATTCGGAATACTAGGATTACTGGGTTTATTATGTTAATTCTGACTACTAGGATTACTTGGTTTTATTATGTGTAATTTGAAACCCATATATATTGCAAGTAGTACGTATATTTAACATATAGAACTCATATATTATCTATTAGTAGACAATGTATATAGTAAATAAGACTATTAAAACTATTTAGATGATTATTTTCTATAGTTTTAGGAATATTTACCATTTTCCCAAAATGATGCCTTAACTTTCATGGTTGTTATGTGAATCGTTAGACTATAGTAAGGAGAATCTATAAAAATACTTATTTCTGGTAAActgtttatgtaatatttttcctTAATGACATACACTGTATAAAATCATTGGTTTTACTACAAAATATTACATTTGGACATGGTTTTactaataaaacttaaaatttaccAAAGTATTACTATGTGTAAGGTGGTATTACTACTACCTTGAAGATTACCAAGAATTACTAAGTataattagaatattaaatttatgtatataacggctgcacgttttacatgagtattttttatattattattttaacatgaataaaacaaaacaaattttatgaaacataaacggttttaaaatctaaaaatgatgATAAATGTTTATCTTTCGCGTTGATTTTATATccgtttttgatgaaattttttgtAGAATATCACTAAATCTATATATGACGgcatgtgaatttttttttataaattttttttcccctttttaatattatatatattttagagttttacatgtgttaaatatatttcttttgcAACACACCAAGTTTTAAACATTCAAAAAGGATTCTCACgttttaaaaatccaaaatacttaaacaACATCCATGAGGTTGATAACAAATAGCGTCGATCCTTAAAAGCCTTTACAGTGACATGAAATGTAGCGGAATACATCAAAAACTAACGATTTTGTGGCAGAAACGGTATCAACTCCTCTAGAGAAGGCTGGAACTCTGCAGACAAAAGCTTGTCCGCCTGGTAAGATGGTTAGTAAAGAGTCAGAAACTTTGAAGCTTATAACACAATCAACATCAGGTAAAGGTAAATATATTATGGAAGAAAGAGctattaaaaattcattaaggtttttaaacataaaaaggTAAGTAAAAATCAAGTTATGTTAATAGTTACCTAAAACTTCAAATTCTAGTGTCTTGGTTAATGGAAACTTACCCTTTTTTTATGCAGAGGCGTCCAATGCGTGTGAGGCGTGAGGCGTGAGGCGTCAAAGGCGGTGTGAAGCGTGGTGGAGCGTCGCCTTCCTGAAAACGCATCGCCTCACCTCTGCAAGGCGATGACCTCTCCAACTGAGGTCGCCTCATGCCTTAGCGTTCACTTTTTAAAACCCACACAAGATCACCTGTTTCAAGATCTTTGATCGATTATATCCTAGCTATATTCAAAAACAAGCCACGACATTCTCATAACACCTAACCATTGATTCAACTATGCAAATGCCATACATCTCctgacaataaaataacaaagccataaataataaaactttcCGACTGCAAGCACGCGTAGGTTCTCTGTACAAAAACTAGTAACAAAGCACATAAGATTCACAAGTGTTAAAAGGTAAGCCAAAAAGAGATTTCAAACCTCAACTTCTATTTTGTCGGTAAAAACATCCCTTAACaactaatatataatttatagcaTTGATGAGTAATTAGCACACAACTATTGACACAAAACAAGCATCCTAAGAAAGTCATATGAATCAGATCATAAACCAAAGAGATAAAGAGTGTTATATGAATTCCTTGTCTTCAGACTTCAGGTAAGAGGGTGTAGTGAAACTCGTGCACACCCATTCTGATTTGGTTTTCTCAGAAGAGCTGCTGTTTTTCCCCCCAGGAATACCATAACCCTTTTATGACCAATAATACCTCTATATCCAGACAAGTGTTCCCATTGATCCTTGACATCCACACTACCAGGTGAGTTTCTAGAACCCACAAGGCGTCTTCATGTTCTGTCGTTGTTTTCTCTACGAGACAAGAAGTATAAGATTTCTCGCAGCACAAGTCCCAAGATGTATCAAAAACAAATGAGAAATTTTTTCAGAATTTTGgacaaaaaatagaaacatattAATCCAAGAGCTCGACGGACGGAATCCAAACCATGACTTCTcatcgatctttctttctctgaGTAAAAATCAAAGAATTCAGTGAAAAGTTTCTCCCTTTTCTATTTActctctaaaaaaaattttctcTACGTTACGAGAGAGAACAAAGACGGGATTTGGGGGGGGGGAAGATAATCGGGTTAGATCCGATTTTTTTTGGTGGGTAGGTAAATTAGAGGTTGAGTTTGTGAATATTCTAATTAGTCAAGGGTATTGAAGTCTTTACACACTCTGGACCCatgttttctatttaaaaaaaaataaatattaaatgatattttaataaagggagaaaagataattttttaagagagagagggggtATACAGAGTTAATGGGCTGCCCAAATTCGAAAATTCAAAATCCCGCCTTCTAGAAACCCTAACGACGGCGCGATCTAACACTCCGTTTCTCTCTCAGCAAAGTGCTTTCTCTATCATTTCCTCTTCTTCGTCTTACTTCCGTAAGCATTCTCCATCAATTAGGAAGGGAATCGCGTACCAATTGGTTTGTTTTTGTCCAGATCCAAGATTATTGCTAAATCGAAGCTCATTTCATAAGCACAATCTACTTTTTTAGAGAAATGGAGCGTTACATGACCAGAAGAGATACTCTTGTTAGAGAAACAGGTATCTTCTCGCTTCTTCGAATCTTAGACATAGAGTCGTTCTCTGAGTGATTGATTGGTTGTTTTCGcagttaaagaagaagaagaagaagaagaagaagattgtgaaCGGGATCTACTCTACCTTGTACATTCGGAtatctcatctcttcttcaccaGGTCCTTGCTTGTCTCTTTTGTATTGGTCTGAATAGTGAGAATTTTATAGACTAACGAATGTTTTGGAATCTCAGATTGATGAGCTCGTTGTCAAAGCCACAAAGCTCAAAACTTTGAGCAAACAAGAAGTTGAGTCATTCAGATCTGTCTTGTCAGATATGCATTCCTCACTAACGGTTACATTCCCTTGACTCATTGTGTTTGCTTTGTTTCCTTCCTTCCTTacttccttccttccttctaGTGTTTTGTAATCTGTTTTCATTACAATTACAGCCATGGTTTCCTCGGTTGCAAGCAGCCATATCCAGTTCTCAATTGCTTTCCAAGGTACAGGAAGAACAGTCTTTGATGAGCAGCGCAAGCAAAGAAGAATTGTATGATGTTGAGAGTCCTGAGCCTACTGGATTTGAGCCCTTAGTCTCCCCTTCTCCTCTCGTGGCATGGCGTGGTGGTGATCATAACCCCGACAAGGGTAGACAGCTCTTTATGTTGACACCACTCCCCTTGCGAAAATCTGAATTCCTTAAATCCAAGCTCAAATCCAAAAGGGTCTTTCCAAATTCTGCTGCAACTCAACCGCTTCAAGCTTCTAAAGAGACAAGTGACTGTGGTCTAGGAGTTGAGTCGATGAAGACTGCAGGACTTGGTGGTAACTCTTTAGTCCCTCTCATGGATTTGTCTGAAAGTTTGGTAGAGTCTGAGCCATTGCCTTCAGTGAAAATTCAGTCTCAGCTTCTGATGACCCCTTGCTTGAAGATGTCCCCTCCGAAAACTCGTACACTGTTTAAACCGGTTCCTCAACGGGGAAAGCAAGAGGCTTGTAAGTCCACCTGCTCCGAATTGGGAGCTAGCACTTTTAATGGTTCACAGAGCTCTGAGTCGTCTGGCATTGATGAAACAGACGACCTCTATTCCAAGTATCCAGAGCTTATGGGGTTAAAACATGCTCCAATAGCTAGAAAAACCGATCTTGAAGCCTCGCCGGTTTGGTGGTTTTCGCCTCCTAAAACATCTGTTTTACTGGAGCTGCCTGTGAATGAAAAGAAACCAACTGATGAAACCGGTGTCTCAAGAACGGTATCCTCATTTGCTTTTACAAACGTTAAACCAGAAGCAGCAGCACACACAAAAGGTACTATAAAAAGAAACTTTCGAGAATTTTGATTTTCTGGTAATTTCATGTGGTCTTTATGATCTTTGTCATTTTGCTTAGAGGCAAGCAGGTCAATGGTGGTTGAGAGTACACCATTGATGAACGAAGCAGAGAGTGTAATGACGAAAAACAGAACAAGAGCTGGTGAGAGTACTCTAAAGAAAGAGCTGTGGACAAGGTTCGAAGAAGCATCAATGCATGAAAACCGTTTCAGCTCCAAGACGACGACAACAACAACGATGAGGGGGAATAAGAAGAAAGGGTTTATGGAAATGTTAGAGGAAGTGTGTGGCAATGAGGAACACGAGTTAAATTGATGGTCAAAGCACAATATAGTCTACGTATAACTTCACCTCGTTTGTTTGTAATTTTGTCAATCGTACGGTTCAATCTTTCTTTACCATATTGGGGAGTTATATGTGCTTCAAATTCTCCCAAATATTGAATTGAATATACCCTCTTGGGGAGTTATTTTTCGATCTATAGGATAAGTATGTGTTTCGAAGAGGGAAAGGAAATGGTCTTAAAGCTAGTTGGCATGTTGACGCCAGTATATGCGATGTGCATTGGATTGTTTCAAGCTTCATGTATCTCTATGGATCTTCTTGTGGAAGGTTTCAAAAAGAGCTCTAGCCGGTTCAGAGCACGAGGCCAGTAATCATAGTCTCTTCGAGTGTCCCCGAGGCAAGTCTGGGTGCAATAGAATGATCCTGTGCCAAAATAATTGTTTTGGCGTCTCAGTTTATGTTACCATGGTGTGGAGTATATTCTAAAACTCCAACATCAAATTCAGATATTCTCTTAAGCCTTACCATTTACAATAGAAATCAGGATGTTGCAATTTTACTCTTGTACACATGGATAACTTTAAAAATGCATGGACCATGTTTTAATGTCCATATGGACATTATAAGATGTTCAAGATTTGAAAGTTATCCATATGAGCAAAAACAAATTGGTCAAGATTCCAAAGGTTTATGTTATTCATGTCCTAGTAACTTCAATTCTTTTTTAAATATGCATTTTTGTTGTAATATACATTCGTAATCACCTATATATAATAGAGTAAGACACCATGGCTAAAGTGAATCTAACATAGAAATCAATACATGAATTTGAATCTATTTATGTGTCCACGGAAACATGACCATCGAATATTATCCACGTGGATGAAAATGTTTCATAAACTATTATTAGAACTAGTTTTCGGTCCCATACTACGTACGggaaaaattctttatttttataaatttaacatataatttgaacACATATTAATATTACACTTTGGGTTTAAAGTATACTAACAGTACATATGTTGTCTCTACTATTCTTGGGTGTTAAGAGTACCAAAGTGTTAATGTGCATCATATgtaggcctgggacggatcggatatccggacaattttaaggtatctggatccggatcttTATCCGGCggattcataattttattatccttatccagatccggggttctcggatatccgggtgtcggatatccttctaaaaattgtaatatccggattttgccttaaaataaataaaaaataatattaatatatataaaatattaacaataatttaaaaacaaaaatatatataatatttttaattatttctatgtataatattacaaaatttacataaaatttatatatactattataaaaatgaaatatattaaataaaattaatatttatatatagatattactattattgaaatagttattaataaaacttacggatccggatatccggactataaaatcaaaatatccggatccgaatccgactttgacggatccaacattttattatccggatccggatccggtccctccggatatccggattttcggatcggatccggatcgaatctcgaatcgaatccggatctcggataaatgTCTCGGGCCTAATCATATGCATAATAAAGccataaaatatgtataatatataaatcataacAATTTGTAATAAactaaaatacttatatttacaatattacCTCAATCTCGTCCCAACAGCTACACCAATGTGTCATCTTCACGTTTTTTGACTGCAACATGagctgtctttttttttttttttttttttgaactggaGTTGTCTCTCTTTTGCCTTATATAAATCTATGATAAACAAAAAACTCAATAACAATGAAACGACTGAAAGAAAAGTGGTAAATAATTACTTTAGTATGCATGGTCTGATTTCTTAAATCTATTTGTCCAACCTTGTTGTCCCTTCGTATTCCTAATCCATAAAACAACTTAAAGCTGGATCATACAAAGAATAAGatagttttaattttagaagaagaaaaaaggaatTTGAAATAAAAGTAAAAGTTATATGGATTTTTGTTGCTGCATTAAACAGCCagaaaaaaatgatgaagaGATGggaaagtttaaaataaaagagtgagagaaagagaaagtaaatacagaaaaaaaatatagaagaaaattagttaaccaaaaattatataaaagaaacagTCTGAAATTGTGCCATgaaattagaaatttgaaaaaaataagatttaccTACACTTTCAATCGTGGAGttcttttaatttatagaaagtttatttaacttttaaaattttgtgatttgcttAAATTTTATCATGTCGATAACTAATTagctttcattgttttttgAAAAGCATAAATTATGTGTCATAAATTGTGATTTGTGTTCTAATATTATCCATTACGCACatgctaattttttttcttccaaaatttGGTGATTTTTTAAGGAATATCATCTACACTGTTAAACTacacaaacaacaaaaacaaaagaaaaacacataaaatattttttatttaaacatgaAATATAAGTAGGATAATGGTAAACGCATATGGACATTTTTTCAAACATTAGAAATCGAATGACAtagttttttcaattatttttaattttatttttgtaaaaatatgaCATGTGTTGAAATTTGATAGGTTAGTTGACTTGtgatctaatatataaaagatttttagaaaaacgcacaattaaaaaaaacccaaGTTAGTTCTTTCGATAGTTTGTTgaatttttaagattaaaatttacaaatttagtttattttaaaccaTACAGTTTTGGCTAGAGGTCTCCATGTACtttattattctttacaaagtaattcaaacaaacataaaaattgTCGGCCTAGACTTTGCAGAGAGACGGGTTTGTGTCAAATGTTGTGTGGAGAATTCAAGATTTTACCTCAAGCCACCGTTGATACATTTTCCAGTTAAGAATTAAGTAGATGATATACGTAGAAATAACAAATTGAGTCTGATCATTCGGGTAAAACAGTACCCTCCTCCTTTGATCCAAGCTACCGTTACTGCCACTATACTCCACAAGAGGCATGCTATCAACCCTGCAAAGTTCAATATTTTATTCTGTTAACATTTGACTGGACTC
This genomic stretch from Brassica napus cultivar Da-Ae chromosome C9, Da-Ae, whole genome shotgun sequence harbors:
- the BNAC09G23210D gene encoding uncharacterized protein BNAC09G23210D, producing the protein MERYMTRRDTLVRETVKEEEEEEEEDCERDLLYLVHSDISSLLHQIDELVVKATKLKTLSKQEVESFRSVLSDMHSSLTPWFPRLQAAISSSQLLSKVQEEQSLMSSASKEELYDVESPEPTGFEPLVSPSPLVAWRGGDHNPDKGRQLFMLTPLPLRKSEFLKSKLKSKRVFPNSAATQPLQASKETSDCGLGVESMKTAGLGGNSLVPLMDLSESLVESEPLPSVKIQSQLLMTPCLKMSPPKTRTLFKPVPQRGKQEACKSTCSELGASTFNGSQSSESSGIDETDDLYSKYPELMGLKHAPIARKTDLEASPVWWFSPPKTSVLLELPVNEKKPTDETGVSRTVSSFAFTNVKPEAAAHTKEASRSMVVESTPLMNEAESVMTKNRTRAGESTLKKELWTRFEEASMHENRFSSKTTTTTTMRGNKKKGFMEMLEEVCGNEEHELN